The Virgibacillus sp. SK37 region TATATAATGAAAAAGTTGGAAAAATAATTGATAATATAAACAAAGTAATGAGTGGAAAGGAAGAGGCGGCAATACTAAGCCTCGTCGCACTTTTGGCTGAAGGGCATGTCCTCTTAGAAGATGTTCCCGGAGTAGGGAAAACAATGCTAGTCAAAACGATTGCTAAATCTTTGGATTGTGACTTCAGAAGAATTCAATTCACCCCAGATCTCCTACCTTCAGATGTTACCGGCATTTCTATTTATAATCCCAAAGAACTAGAATTTGAATTTCGTGGAGGACCTATTTTAGGAAATATCATTCTAGCAGATGAAATTAATCGTACCTCACCAAAGACCCAGTCATCATTGCTTGAAGGCATGGAAGAAAAAAGTGTAACAGTAGATGGCAATACCATTCCATTAAAACAACCCTTCTTTGTCATGGCAACTCAAAATCCTATTGAATATGAAGGTACATATCCACTTCCTGAGGCTCAGCTTGACCGCTTTATTTTAAAGCTGAAAATGGGCTATCCGAGTATGGCAGAAGAATTGGAAATGCTTCAACGTACGTCTAAACAACATCCACTGGAAACCATAGATGCGGTTATGTCCAGAGATGAATTGATTAAGCTCCAACAGGAAGTAAAAGAAATATATATAGATACATCAATCCAACAATATATTATTAATCTGGCAACGGCTTCAAGGAATAATCCATTAATCTATCTAGGGGTGAGTCCAAGAGGATCCATTTCGTTAATGAAAGCTGCTAAAGCTTTTGCTTATATAAATGATAGAGATTACGTACTGCCTGATGATATTAAATTTCTTGCGCCATATGTACTGTCCCACCGAATCATTCTTCATTCAGAGGCAAGGTATGATGGTGTGACGAACGAAGAGGTAATTCATTCCATTATTAAAAACACCCATATACCGATTCGAAAGGAATTTGGTTGATGAAAAGGAAGCTTCGAACAATCGGTAACTTTGTTTTTATTATTTCGCTTTTCATCTTGTTATTTTCGTATGCCATGTTTCAGGGAGGCTTTGTAAGCTGGTTCTTATTTTTTAGTTTTCAGCCGATTTTTTTATACCATATTGGTTTATTGCTCTATCCGATGAAAGGGTGGAAGGTTACCCGCACAGTATCTCGCTATATTGCCCAAGCGGGAAGTGAAGTAACAATTACAGTCAATATAAAGAGGTCGATTCCGTTTCCCTTATATTATTGTATTTGTGAAGATGTCTTTTCTGATACATTGGAATTAATAGACAATCGGCAAAATAAATATCAACACTTTGATGATCCAGAAAAGTTAAAAGTGAACAGGAAGATGAAAAAGGTCATTTTTCCGTCTTTTAAGCGAACATTCTCTTTTAGTTATAATCTTAAAGATATACCAAGGGGAGAACATTTTTTCTATGGGATTCGTATACGTACAGGAGATGTATTTGGTTTTGTAAAGAAAGACCAGATGTATTCGGTAAGCGACCAGCTATTGGTATATCCAAATGAACGGCCAATCGAATTAAAGGAACAGGTGTCGAGTTATGAACAAGGCTCAACCTCTAACTCTTTTCTTAATTTAAAACAAACGAACATAGCTGCAGGCATACGTGAATATATGCCAGGCGATAAATTTTCATGGATTGACTGGAAACAGTCAGCTAGGACGAATACCTTAATGACTAAAGAATTCGAACAGGAAAAAAGTACAGAATTGTTACTTGTACTTGATGCTTGTAACCATAAAAATATGAATTACTTGGCATTTGAGGCAGCAGTAGAGCTTTCCTTTTCATTGGTGAAGGTTTTCCAACAACGTGCAACACCTGTAGAACTGATAACAATAGGTAAAAAAAATAAATCTTTTCCATTACAGAGTGAAATTACCGCCAATGAGTCAGTCAGACAACATTTAACAAAGATTCAGCCAAGTGGAGATTCCGAATTTACTTCCAGTTTTTCTGAGATGTTGCACCATTTGAATAACAAATCCAGCTTAATCATTATCACGGTGCATTTAGATCATTTAATTATTGATAAGGTTAAAAAGTGGAGACAACAGACACCAAATATTAGCATTGTCCTAATTACATCTTCTGGTGAAATAACAACAATGCTCCACAAGCAAATTCAGCAATTAGAGTTATTCGGAACAATTGTAGAAGTGCTTACGGAAAAAGAATTAGTTGAAAACCCAGTGGAGGTGAGCTTGTAATGAACACAGCAAGTGAGGACAGATCAATCGTATATTCATCCCTCCTATATGTCCTGGGTTTTCTTTTGTTTTTGGAGTGGCTCTATCCCGTGAAAGATATTACGGATACGAGCAGTTTAACTATTTTTATTTTATATGCTTTATTTTGTTTTGCTATATCCATGATACAAATGAAGTGGTGGATTTCTTTTTTATTAAAAGGCATCGGCTTATTTATTGTAGTAAATGCATTGTTTATAGAGGCACAGTTTTTAAGTATGAAGTGGTTTTCAGTATTGTTTGGTGACTTATTTACGAATGTCGAAGCATTATTTAGTCAGCAATTTTTCCAATTTACTCCTTTATTTAGAAGTGTCCTCTTTTTACTGTTAATTTGGCTAATGAGCTATTTGCTTTATTATTGGTTTGTGATCATGAAACGAATATTTCTATTTGTTTTACTGACATTTACTTATATAGCTGTATTAGATACATTCACTGTTTATGATGCTACACTTCCGATTATCCGTACATTTATCTTAGGCTTTTTGGCTTTGGGGATTGCTAATTTTATGAAAGAATTGAAAAAAGAAGCTGTTCATTTCTCTTGGCTGAAAAAAACTGCAGTTTGGCTCGTTCCACTGATTGTCATTGTTTTTGTTTCAACTATTATCGGTTATGCAGCACCGAAATTTGAGCCACAGTGGGCAGACCCGGTTCCTTTTATTAAAAGTAAAGCAGAAAACGCCGGTATGTCAGATAGAGGAAGTAGTATTCAAAAAGTAGGATACGGTGAGGATGATTCCCGACTGGGTGGATCCTTTGTCCAGGATTATACACCTGTTTTTCAAGCTGCTGTGACAGATGAACATTATTGGCGGATTGAAACGAAGGATATGTATACAGGAAAAGGGTGGGAGGCGTCAGGTGATCCTGATTACCAACAAATGGATAACCAAGGGATGGCATTTCGCTCCATGTTTCGATTTGAAAGTGTAGAGACAGAAAAAATGGAAGCAATGATTGAGTTTCAAGGGAATACGTCAATAAAGAAGTTGATTTATCCGTATGGGACTTTCCAAGTTTTTGCGGCGGGAGTGGATTATTTTCTGGACCCAATTACTTCCTCTATTGAACCGAGAATTGAAAATGAAGCAGTGGTTTTGGAAAATTACACTATTTCCTATGATAACCCATCATTTGCCATAAATGAATTGAGGAAAGCGGATCAGGCAGTTAATAAGGATATTGAAAATCCGCAATACACCCAATTACCTAACACATTGCCTGATCGTGTTTATGACTTGGCAGAAGAAATTACAGCTTCTTACGATAACCGCTATGATAAAACAAAGGCAATAGAGCGATATTTCAGCAGTAATGGTTATGAGTATCAGACAATGGATGTACCTGTTCCGAAGGCAAACCAGGACTATGTAGATCAATTTTTATTTGACTCCAAGGTGGGTTACTGTGATAACTATTCTACTTCAATGGTTGTTATGCTGCGTTCGTTGGGAATTCCAGCACGGTGGACGAAAGGGTTCACGAGCGGAGAAATGATCCAAGGTGAAGTGGGAGGAGCTAATGAAGAGACATTTGATATATATGAAGTAACAAATGCAAATGCGCATTCCTGGGTGGAAGTTTATTTCCCTGAAGCTGGTTGGGTACCATTTGAACCAACACAGGGGTTCACAAATTTAGCAGAATTCCATACAGAGATAAATAACGATGTTGCTCAACAGGAAGAAGAAATGATGGAAACACCGGAGAAGGAAGAAGAGGAGGTACCTAAACCAAACGAATTGCCTAAGGATGTAGATGAAGATGTAGCGAGTGCTTCTGACGAGTCTGCATGGAATTTTTCTTGGCAAAGTATTACTATACTCCTTCTTGTTTTACTCCTTCTTGGCTATCTAATTTATAAAACGCGTTTTCGCTGGAAGACTCATTTCATTTTAATGAAGTTCAGAAAGCATCCGGACAGTAAAAATTATCAAGAGGCATACCACCACCTGATGAAGGTACTAGAGCATAAAGGTTTAGGGAAGAAAACAGACGAAACCCTAAGAGAGTATGCCCGAAAGATTGATGTAAGGTACACCACGGATGAAATGTGGAGGCTTACCTCACAATTTGAAAATATCTTATACCATCAGCAGCAAAACCAAGCTGTTCCGTTAGAAGTAACGCAATTATGGAAAAATTTAATCAAACGGATAATGGCTTGACCTGATTGATTAAGGTTAGTAGAATAAGAACATACTTAAACAAGCATGTTCATGCTAATATTGAAGTTTTATATGCCGTCGTATATCCTCGATAATATGGATCGAAAGTTTCTACCGGGACACCGTAAATGTTCTGACTATGAAGGCAGATTTCTGTAAAGGTTGTTATTTGTTTCATAGACCTGGATCTCTGCCTTTTTGTAGTTTTTTACTGCAAAAAGTTGGAGATCCATTTTTTATTTATGGACTGATCTTGCTTCTTGCTAATAAATGAGCATAATAAAAGAATACTAATTACCAGCAAGCTAAATCTGGTCCATACTCATTTTGAAGCTAGGATAGGAAGGGACTCTAAACGAGGGAACAACAGTATATGCTGATATATAATCGAGCTACAGATAGGAGCGTAATAGATGGAAAATAATGAAATGATTCTTGTATTGGATTTTGGTAGCCAATACAACCAGTTGATCACAAGACGCATTAGAGAGCAGGGAGTATACAGTGAGCTTCACTCACATAAATTAACTGCTGAAGCAATTAAACGGATGAATCCGAAGGGGATTATCCTTTCAGGTGGCCCTCACAGTGTGTATGATGAGAACAGTTTCCGTTGTGATAAGGAAATCTTTGATTTGGATATACCTATTCTAGGAATTTGCTATGGTATGCAGTTAATGGCATTACATTTTGGTGGAAAAGTTGAAAAAGCCAAAAACCGTGAGTATGGTAAAGCTCTTATCGATCTGAACGGCGAACCGACTTTATTTAAAGATACACCAAAAAAACAGACAGTATGGATGAGCCATGGTGATAAAGTAATGGCTGAACCGGAAGATTTCCAAATTGATGCTACAAGCCCATCTACACCAATTGCAGCAATGAGTAATCCGGGTAAGCAATTATATGGTGTGCAATATCATCCGGAAGTACGTCATTCTGAATATGGAAATGATCTATTGAAACATTTTGTTTATGATGTATGTAAATGTGATGGAGATTGGACAATTGAGAACTTTATTGATATGGAAGTAGAAAAGATTCAGCAGAAAGTCGGAGAGCGTAAAGTACTTTGTGCTCTTAGCGGTGGAGTTGATTCTTCCGTTGTAGCTGCATTGATTCATAAAGCAATTGGGGATCAGCTAACTTGTATTTTTGTTGATCATGGTTTGTTACGTAAAAACGAAGCAGACGATGTTATGAAGGTTTTTGCAGATGATTTCCATATGAATATTATTAAAGTAGATGCAAAAGATCGCTTTTTATCCAAATTACAAGGTGTCGATGACCCAGAGAAGAAACGTAAAATTATTGGAAATGAATTTATCTATGTTTTCGATGATGAGGCAGAAAAGTTAAAGGACATTGACTTCCTTGCACAAGGAACACTTTACACAGATATTATCGAAAGTGGTACGGAAACTGCGCAAACAATTAAATCACATCACAATGTTGGTGGACTTCCGGAAAATATGCAATTTGAATTAATCGAGCCACTTAACACACTTTTCAAAGATGAAGTACGTGAGCTTGGCTCACAGCTTGGTATTCCGGATCACATTGTTTGGCGTCAGCCATTCCCAGGACCAGGCCTTGCAATCCGCGTATTGGGTGAAGTAACCGAAGAAAAGCTAACAATCGTTCGTGAATCAGATGCCATCCTACGTGAAGAAATTGCTAAAGCAGGACTTGATCGTGACATCTGGCAGTATTTCACTGTACTTCCTAACATCAAAAGTGTAGGTGTTATGGGTGATGCACGTACGTACGATTATACAATCGGTATTCGTGCCGTTACTTCTATTGATGGGATGACATCAGACTGGGCAAGAATCCCATGGGACGTTTTGGAGACAATCTCTACAAAAATCGTAAATGATGTCCAGCACATCAACCGCGTAGTGTATGACATTACGTCTAAGCCACCAGCAACGATTGAGTGGGAGTAACAGCTTAAATACGAACAACTAATAAAAGATATGTGAGTTTGTTCGTGTTTTATTGACAAATTAATAGATGGATAGTAATATTAACTTACATTCAAGTAAATATGCGTATAATTTAGGGGATATGGCCCAAAGTTTCTACCGGACTGCCGTAAATAGTCTGACTACGCTGAGGATGTAAGTTGATTTGGGGAATTGTAGTTACTGCTGCAAACTCCTTTCACTCTATCCTCGCGCAGTTAGACGGCACTCTTGGTCCAGAACGGGCAAGAGTGCTTTTTGTTTTCCATATACGCAGAATTGATATAGGAAGAGGGGAAAACAATGAAGAAGTATTTTCGTTTTGAAGAGTTAGGTACAAATTACCGAACAGAATTTATGGCAGGAATGACTACTTTCCTGGCTATGGCATATATTCTATTTGTAAACCCGGCTACGTTAGCACTAGTTGGGGTGGAGGAATTACCTGAGGGAGTTACCCGAATTGACCAGGGTGCCGTGTTTGCTGCAACAGCAATTGCAGGTGCTGTCGGTTCATTATTCATGGGAGTTATTGCGAAATATCCAATTGGTTTGGCGCCGGGAATGGGGTTAAATGCTTTCTTTGCTTATACCGTAGTTCTTGGTTACGGGATTCCATGGGAAACGGCTTTATCAGGTGTATTAGCTTCTGGACTTATTTTTATTATTTTAACTTTAACAGGGCTTCGTGAAAAAATTATTAATGCTATTCCAGGTAACTTAAAGCTTGCTGTTGGAGCTGGAATAGGACTATTTATTGCTTTCCTAGGTTTTCAGAACGCAGGAATTATTATCGGCAATGATGCTACATTAGTTGGGATCGGAGATTTAACCTCACCAACTGTTTTACTAGCTATTTTTGGAATTATTATTTCTGTTATATTACTAACGCTTGGCATTAAAGGTGGTATCTTCTACGGGATGGTGCTTACTGCCATTGCGGGAATGGTTGTTGGATTAATCGATCCGCCATCAGGAATTGGCGGTATTGTAGGAGAAGTACCAAGTCTTACGCCAACCTTTGGACAAGCATTCCTTCATTTTGGAGATATTTTTACTATTGAAATGCTTGTGGTTATTTTAACATTTCTATTTGTAGATTTCTTTGATACGGCTGGTACTCTTGTTGCCGTTGCTACTCAGGCTGGATTAATGAAAGATAATAAGCTGCCACGTGCAGGAAAAGCATTATTTGCCGATTCAGCAGCAACTGTCGTTGGTGCTACGGTAGGAACTTCTACTACCACTTCTTATGTTGAATCAACTGCTGGAGTTGGAGCAGGAGGGCGTTCAGGATTTACGGCAGTAGTTATTGCAGGATTCTTCCTCTTGTCTCTGTTTTTCTCACCACTATTAAGTGTGGTAACAGCAGAGGTTACTGCTCCTGCATTAATTATTGTTGGTGTGCTAATGTCTTCTGCTTTAAAATCCATTGAGTGGGATGAATTTGAAATTGCAGTACCGGCATTTTTCACTATCATTACAATGCCGCTTACCTACAGTATAGCTACAGGTATTGCAATTGGCTTTATTTTCTATCCAATTACCATGCTATTAAAAGGCCGTGCAAAAGAAATTCACCCAGTTATGTATGTATTGTTTGTCATCTTTGTATTGTATTTTATCTTCTTAAGCTAAATGCACAAATGATCGATGCTATACCTTATAAAAAAAGGGAACTTTCTCTGAAAGGAGAAGTTCCCTTTTTTGGTTCTTATATATGTTGGGGTACCCAATGATTCGCAAAATAGATAAACTCCGAACTAACTTTGTTGTAGTTTACCTCATTCTAAGGAAGTGGGGGGACCCATTGATTTCCGTTGCATACGGACGCTTTCCGCCGGCATGGCTTCAGCCGCTTCCTCCGCTACGCTCCGTGCAGGGTCTTCAGCTCATGCTATTCCGGCAGGAGTCGCCGCATTCCACTCCAATCAATTCGTGCATAGCATATTCTGGATCTATGTGAACTCTATTTTTCTTCGTAGATATAAATGTACATAGTAGCGAAGCGGAATATTTCCCCGTAGCGGTGATTTACGCAGCCTCTATATTTTTAGTTAGTCCGCTCTTTTCCTCCTCCTCTGAATGTACGAGGTAACTTTTGTATCCAAACATTTGCAATAGAACCTTTTCCTTACTGTGCTCGTTGGGCGTTAACTTTGTTGTAAGAAAAAATATGATAGATGGATAAGGAGGTCGTGCCTGCTAATGCCATGAATCCG contains the following coding sequences:
- a CDS encoding transglutaminase domain-containing protein, with protein sequence MNTASEDRSIVYSSLLYVLGFLLFLEWLYPVKDITDTSSLTIFILYALFCFAISMIQMKWWISFLLKGIGLFIVVNALFIEAQFLSMKWFSVLFGDLFTNVEALFSQQFFQFTPLFRSVLFLLLIWLMSYLLYYWFVIMKRIFLFVLLTFTYIAVLDTFTVYDATLPIIRTFILGFLALGIANFMKELKKEAVHFSWLKKTAVWLVPLIVIVFVSTIIGYAAPKFEPQWADPVPFIKSKAENAGMSDRGSSIQKVGYGEDDSRLGGSFVQDYTPVFQAAVTDEHYWRIETKDMYTGKGWEASGDPDYQQMDNQGMAFRSMFRFESVETEKMEAMIEFQGNTSIKKLIYPYGTFQVFAAGVDYFLDPITSSIEPRIENEAVVLENYTISYDNPSFAINELRKADQAVNKDIENPQYTQLPNTLPDRVYDLAEEITASYDNRYDKTKAIERYFSSNGYEYQTMDVPVPKANQDYVDQFLFDSKVGYCDNYSTSMVVMLRSLGIPARWTKGFTSGEMIQGEVGGANEETFDIYEVTNANAHSWVEVYFPEAGWVPFEPTQGFTNLAEFHTEINNDVAQQEEEMMETPEKEEEEVPKPNELPKDVDEDVASASDESAWNFSWQSITILLLVLLLLGYLIYKTRFRWKTHFILMKFRKHPDSKNYQEAYHHLMKVLEHKGLGKKTDETLREYARKIDVRYTTDEMWRLTSQFENILYHQQQNQAVPLEVTQLWKNLIKRIMA
- a CDS encoding MoxR family ATPase, whose protein sequence is MMQELTVYNEKVGKIIDNINKVMSGKEEAAILSLVALLAEGHVLLEDVPGVGKTMLVKTIAKSLDCDFRRIQFTPDLLPSDVTGISIYNPKELEFEFRGGPILGNIILADEINRTSPKTQSSLLEGMEEKSVTVDGNTIPLKQPFFVMATQNPIEYEGTYPLPEAQLDRFILKLKMGYPSMAEELEMLQRTSKQHPLETIDAVMSRDELIKLQQEVKEIYIDTSIQQYIINLATASRNNPLIYLGVSPRGSISLMKAAKAFAYINDRDYVLPDDIKFLAPYVLSHRIILHSEARYDGVTNEEVIHSIIKNTHIPIRKEFG
- a CDS encoding NCS2 family permease; the encoded protein is MKKYFRFEELGTNYRTEFMAGMTTFLAMAYILFVNPATLALVGVEELPEGVTRIDQGAVFAATAIAGAVGSLFMGVIAKYPIGLAPGMGLNAFFAYTVVLGYGIPWETALSGVLASGLIFIILTLTGLREKIINAIPGNLKLAVGAGIGLFIAFLGFQNAGIIIGNDATLVGIGDLTSPTVLLAIFGIIISVILLTLGIKGGIFYGMVLTAIAGMVVGLIDPPSGIGGIVGEVPSLTPTFGQAFLHFGDIFTIEMLVVILTFLFVDFFDTAGTLVAVATQAGLMKDNKLPRAGKALFADSAATVVGATVGTSTTTSYVESTAGVGAGGRSGFTAVVIAGFFLLSLFFSPLLSVVTAEVTAPALIIVGVLMSSALKSIEWDEFEIAVPAFFTIITMPLTYSIATGIAIGFIFYPITMLLKGRAKEIHPVMYVLFVIFVLYFIFLS
- the guaA gene encoding glutamine-hydrolyzing GMP synthase → MENNEMILVLDFGSQYNQLITRRIREQGVYSELHSHKLTAEAIKRMNPKGIILSGGPHSVYDENSFRCDKEIFDLDIPILGICYGMQLMALHFGGKVEKAKNREYGKALIDLNGEPTLFKDTPKKQTVWMSHGDKVMAEPEDFQIDATSPSTPIAAMSNPGKQLYGVQYHPEVRHSEYGNDLLKHFVYDVCKCDGDWTIENFIDMEVEKIQQKVGERKVLCALSGGVDSSVVAALIHKAIGDQLTCIFVDHGLLRKNEADDVMKVFADDFHMNIIKVDAKDRFLSKLQGVDDPEKKRKIIGNEFIYVFDDEAEKLKDIDFLAQGTLYTDIIESGTETAQTIKSHHNVGGLPENMQFELIEPLNTLFKDEVRELGSQLGIPDHIVWRQPFPGPGLAIRVLGEVTEEKLTIVRESDAILREEIAKAGLDRDIWQYFTVLPNIKSVGVMGDARTYDYTIGIRAVTSIDGMTSDWARIPWDVLETISTKIVNDVQHINRVVYDITSKPPATIEWE
- a CDS encoding DUF58 domain-containing protein, whose amino-acid sequence is MKRKLRTIGNFVFIISLFILLFSYAMFQGGFVSWFLFFSFQPIFLYHIGLLLYPMKGWKVTRTVSRYIAQAGSEVTITVNIKRSIPFPLYYCICEDVFSDTLELIDNRQNKYQHFDDPEKLKVNRKMKKVIFPSFKRTFSFSYNLKDIPRGEHFFYGIRIRTGDVFGFVKKDQMYSVSDQLLVYPNERPIELKEQVSSYEQGSTSNSFLNLKQTNIAAGIREYMPGDKFSWIDWKQSARTNTLMTKEFEQEKSTELLLVLDACNHKNMNYLAFEAAVELSFSLVKVFQQRATPVELITIGKKNKSFPLQSEITANESVRQHLTKIQPSGDSEFTSSFSEMLHHLNNKSSLIIITVHLDHLIIDKVKKWRQQTPNISIVLITSSGEITTMLHKQIQQLELFGTIVEVLTEKELVENPVEVSL